The stretch of DNA GGCCATCCGCATCGTTCGCCTCGGTTCCCCACGCGTTGCCAATGAAGGGTTGCGCATCGGCACGGTCCGCCGTCCGCCGCGCGGCGTGGCCAAATCCAAGTTCGCCTCGGATAATTGGTACGATGTCTGGCTGCCCAATCTCGCGCCGGCTGCCGACAGCGTCAAGCTCGCCCTCGGCGCGGCCACGCCCGCCCAGTGGGCTGCCTTCGCGAAACGCTATCGCGCCGAGTTGAAAACTCCCGACAACAGCCGCGTCCTCGATCTGCTCGCGGCCCTGTCCCAGCAAGCGCAGCTCGCGGTCGGTTGCTACTGCGAAGAGGAAGTCCGCTGTCATCGCTCGATCCTGCGGCAACTATTGATCGAGCACGGCGCGAAAATGATCTGAAGGTGTCCAGGCCTTGGCGATGAAAAACTCAATCGATTGTCTCTCGCGTATCGTACTTTTCGCTCTGCTGCTCGCCGCGCTCGCGCCGAACCAACCCCACGCCGCCGTGCCGCGCCCTTTGCGAATCGCCTTCTTGTTCACTTCCGGCACCATGGCGTCCATGTGGATGGCGAAGGAGAGCGGCGGCTTCGCTCGAGAAGGGTTGGATGTCGAAATGATTTCGATGGGCTCGACTCTAGCCCTGCCGGCGCTGATCGCCAACGAAGTTGATGTCATTCAGATCTCCGCCGTGCCGCTGATCAACGCGTCGCTGCGCGGCTTCGACGTGGTTTTCGCCGCGGGAATGCTCAATACGATGATATGGGATTTGTACGCCAGGGCCGAGATCAAAACCGCTGAGCAACTCAAAGGGAAAATCGTCGGCACCGAACGGCCGGGCAGTCCAGTGGCTTACGGCACATTGGTGGCGCTGCGCAAATTGGGACTCACGCCCAAAGATGTTCAACTGCGAATATTGGGCGGCAGCGAGCAGATCACCGCGGCGCTCTTAACCGGCCAGATTGTCGCCGGAGCGGCGGCGCCGCCGGTAAATTTCCAGCTCGACCGAAGCGGATTTCATTCGCTGGCCACGACGTTGGATCAGCCCTATCAAAACGTCGGCGTCGTCATGAGACGCGCTCGCATGGATGAATTGGCATCCCGCCTGGTACCGTTGCTACGAGCGGTGCGCACCGGCATCGACCGCTTCTACAGCGATAAACCCTT from Deltaproteobacteria bacterium encodes:
- a CDS encoding ABC transporter substrate-binding protein, translating into MKNSIDCLSRIVLFALLLAALAPNQPHAAVPRPLRIAFLFTSGTMASMWMAKESGGFAREGLDVEMISMGSTLALPALIANEVDVIQISAVPLINASLRGFDVVFAAGMLNTMIWDLYARAEIKTAEQLKGKIVGTERPGSPVAYGTLVALRKLGLTPKDVQLRILGGSEQITAALLTGQIVAGAAAPPVNFQLDRSGFHSLATTLDQPYQNVGVVMRRARMDELASRLVPLLRAVRTGIDRFYSDKPFTMKVIAKYTKEKDPDIVDRTYEFYRRAGFKRELMISEPGMQGILDFMSETVPEAKKATPGQFFDDRFVRQLNNVR
- a CDS encoding DUF488 family protein, translating into MAIRIVRLGSPRVANEGLRIGTVRRPPRGVAKSKFASDNWYDVWLPNLAPAADSVKLALGAATPAQWAAFAKRYRAELKTPDNSRVLDLLAALSQQAQLAVGCYCEEEVRCHRSILRQLLIEHGAKMI